CTGGGGTGCCTGAAGCTAGTACTGAGGTTGGTGTAGACTCCTCATCCACCACagggcttctccagcaccaggccactcTGAACACTGAGGAGCCACACAGTAACAATGAGAGTTCAGAGGAATGTCTCAGTGGAAAAAGACATCACCAGTGGGTTGAATGTGAAAGAGCTGCCAGCCAGAAACAGAAAGTTGCTTATCAGAAAGGTCTCTGCTCTGGAGATATGATTAATGAGTCTAATAAATGTGGTAAAGTGTTCAGACAAAACTTTACCCACCTACAATATGGGAGAGTTCACACTGTAGAAAAGCTCTGTGCGTGTACTGATTGTGGGAAGGTCTTCAGAGAAAGCCCTGCTCTCATTAAATACAACAGAGTTCACATTAGATAAAAGCGGTATAAGTGCcgtgactgtgggaagtccttcattAGAAGGTGTGACTTCACtagacaccacagagttcacactggagaaaagccatatgagtgtagtgactgtgggaagtccttcagtcaaagGTGTAACCTCACtatacaccacagagttcacactggagaaaagccatatgagtgcagtgaatgtgggaagcatttcagtGAATGGTCTACCTTCACTGTACGCCACagagttcacagtggagaaaagccatatgagtgcagtgaatgtgggaagcatttcaggGAAAGGGCTTCACTCACTAAACACCATAGAgatcacactggagaaaagccatatgagtgtagtgaatgtggaaagcATTTCAAGGAAAGGGCTGCCCTCactaaacaccacagagttcacactggagaaaagccatatgagtgtactgactgtgggaagtccttcagtcaaagGTCTAACCTCactaaacaccacagagttcacactggaaaaaagccatatgagtgtagtgaatgtgggaagcatttcaggGAAAGGGCTGCCCTCACtgtacaccacagagttcactctggagaaaagccatatgagtgtagtgaatgtgggaagtccttcagtcacaGGTCTCACCTCACTAAAAACCtcagagttcatactggagaaaagccataaatGTGCAAggaatggtttatttttctcacttattatAAGAACACTTAAGGGAGGCGCTCAGGCTGCCGAGGGCGGAGGCCGGTGGCAGCGGTGGCAGCGCTGGCGCTGGAGACCGGCCCGGTGGCTTCGCGAAACAGCTCGGTGACGGCGGCCGCTCGCTTGACTCCGCATCCTGCCCTGGGCACGGCTCGCAGCTCCCTCGCCACGCGCGTCCGGCAATGTGTCCCACGGCCCGGGCGTAGCCGCTGCGCGTGCGCGGAACCGCGGGGCCATGAGCGAAGCCGGAGGCGGCCGGGGCTGTGGGTCCCTGGCCCCTCAGCGAGCGCCCTGGAGCCTGGTGGTGACGGCGGCCGTGCTCTGCCTGGTGACGGCCACGTCCGTGTGGACGGCGGGGGCCGCGCCCATGACTAGGGAGGAGAAACAGAGGCTCGGGAATCAAGTACTGGAAATGTTTGATCATGCTTATGGCAACTATATGGATCATGCTTACCCAGCTGATGAACTCATGCCTTTAACCTGCAGAGGTCGAATTAGAGGCGAGGAGCCAAGTCGGGGTGATGTTGACGATGCCTTGGGAAAATTTTCCCTGACACTGATTGATTCTTTGGACACTCTTGTGgtattaaataaaactaaagaatTTGAAGATGCAGTGAAAAAAGTTTTAAGAGATGTTAATTTAGATAATGATGTAGTTGTATCAGTCTTTGAAACAAACATCAGAGTTCTTGGGGGTCTTCTGGGTGGACACTCATTGGCAATCATGCTGAAAGAAAAGGGCGAGTACATGCAATGGTACAATGATGAACTTCTGCAAATGGCAAAGCAATTGGGTTACAAGCTTTTACCAGCTTTTAATACTaccagtggccttccttatccaAGAATTAATTTAAAGTTTGGTATCAGAAAACCAGAAGCTCGGACAGGAACTGAGACCGATACCTGTACAGCATGTGCAGGTACCTTGATCCTTGAGTTTGCTGCTTTAAGTCGATTCACAGGAGCAACAATATTTGAGGAATATGCAAGAAAAGCTCTTGATTTTCTCTGGGAAAAAAGACAGCGAAGTAGTAATTTAGTAGGTGTGACCATAAACATCCATACAGGAGATTGGGTGCGAAAAGATAGTGGAGTTGGAGCTGGCATTGATTCCTATTATGAATATCTGTTGAAAGCTTATGTCTTGCTTGGAGATGACAGTTTTCTGGAAAGATTTAATACACACTATGATGCCATCATGCGGTACATCAGCCAGCCCCCTCTGCTACTCGATGTGCATATCCATAAGCCAATGCTGAATGCTCGGACTTGGATGGAtgctttgcttgctttttttccaGGTCTGCAGGTCTTAAAAGGAGATATTAGACCTGCTATTGAAACTCATGAAATGTTATATCAAgtgattaaaaaacacaattttctACCAGAGGCATTTACCACAGATTTTAGGGTACATTGGGCTCAACATCCTTTAAGACCGGAATTTGCAGAAAGTACCTACTTCTTGTATAAAGCTACAGGAGACCCTTACTACCTTGAAGTAGGGAAAACACTTAttgaaaacttaaataaatatgCTCGAGTGCCTTGCGGATTCGCTGCCATGAAGGATGTTCGCACTGGAAGTCACGAGGACAGAATGGATTCTTTCTTCTTGGCTGAAATGTTTAAATATCTTTACCTGTTATTTGCGGATAAAGAAGATATTATTTTTGACATAGAAGATTACATATTCACAACAGAAGCTCATCTGTTACCTCTCTGGCTCTCTACTACAAATCAAAGCATCTCTAAGAAGAGCACAACTTCAGAATATATAGAACTGGATGACAGTAATTTTGATTGGACTTGTCCAAATACTCAGATTCTCTTCCCTAATGATCCATTGTATGCTCAGAGCATTCGTGAACCCTTGAAAAATGTGGTGGATAAGAGCTGTCCTAGAGGCGTCATCAGAGTAGAGGAGAGTTTCAGGAGTGGAGCTAAACCCCCGCTGAGAGCCAGAGATTTCATGGCCACTAACCCTGAGCATTTAGAAATCTTGAAGAAGATGGGGGTGAGTTTGATTCACCTCAAAGATGGGAGAGTCCAGTTGGTTCAACATGCAATCCAAGCTGCTAGTTCAATTGATGCTGAAGATGGGTTGAGGTTTATGCAGGAGATGATTGAATTGTCAAGTCAGCAACAGAAAGAACAGCAGCTACCGCCCCGAGCTGTACAAATTGTTTCCCACCCATTTTTTGGCAGGGTAGTATTGACTGCCGGACCAGCTCAGTTTGGGCTAGATCTGTCTAAACATAAAGAGACAAGAGGagaaaaaatcaataggaaaaaaagatggcggcggaggtgaaaggctgatctgctgcctcgcatggcagtttcggaaataaaactgaaacatggactggtgagggtggcgactgctgctcgcgtctccccagaccgggcggctgctccccTCAGTCAACACCgaa
This genomic interval from Eptesicus fuscus isolate TK198812 unplaced genomic scaffold, DD_ASM_mEF_20220401 scaffold_72, whole genome shotgun sequence contains the following:
- the LOC129148512 gene encoding ER degradation-enhancing alpha-mannosidase-like protein 3, which gives rise to MSEAGGGRGCGSLAPQRAPWSLVVTAAVLCLVTATSVWTAGAAPMTREEKQRLGNQVLEMFDHAYGNYMDHAYPADELMPLTCRGRIRGEEPSRGDVDDALGKFSLTLIDSLDTLVVLNKTKEFEDAVKKVLRDVNLDNDVVVSVFETNIRVLGGLLGGHSLAIMLKEKGEYMQWYNDELLQMAKQLGYKLLPAFNTTSGLPYPRINLKFGIRKPEARTGTETDTCTACAGTLILEFAALSRFTGATIFEEYARKALDFLWEKRQRSSNLVGVTINIHTGDWVRKDSGVGAGIDSYYEYLLKAYVLLGDDSFLERFNTHYDAIMRYISQPPLLLDVHIHKPMLNARTWMDALLAFFPGLQVLKGDIRPAIETHEMLYQVIKKHNFLPEAFTTDFRVHWAQHPLRPEFAESTYFLYKATGDPYYLEVGKTLIENLNKYARVPCGFAAMKDVRTGSHEDRMDSFFLAEMFKYLYLLFADKEDIIFDIEDYIFTTEAHLLPLWLSTTNQSISKKSTTSEYIELDDSNFDWTCPNTQILFPNDPLYAQSIREPLKNVVDKSCPRGVIRVEESFRSGAKPPLRARDFMATNPEHLEILKKMGVSLIHLKDGRVQLVQHAIQAASSIDAEDGLRFMQEMIELSSQQQKEQQLPPRAVQIVSHPFFGRVVLTAGPAQFGLDLSKHKETRGFVACSKPYNGCSALTNPEAVMGKIALLQRGQCMFAEKAHNIQNAGAIGGIVIDDNEGSSSDTAPLFQMAGDGKDTDDIKIPMLFLFSKEGSIILDAIREYEEVEVLLSDKAKDRDPETESEPQSADQTTAGSQEVDGESPEDSSLNSHSESSTTDDAAASASPSHQKIGLAGFETECTYFDEDEDQSETEEDSNPNVSWDQDDQPLHPIVADWNEDMKAIKMLKKALMKKKIVIKKGEL